In Yarrowia lipolytica chromosome 1F, complete sequence, a genomic segment contains:
- a CDS encoding uncharacterized protein (Compare to YALI0F03641g, similar to Saccharomyces cerevisiae NTG1 (YAL015C) and NTG2 (YOL043C); ancestral locus Anc_7.89, weakly similar to uniprot|Q08214 Saccharomyces cerevisiae YOL043c NTG2 endonuclease III-like glycosylase 2), with protein MRRSARVQALETIKRRKLSKLQAEGSHVTSHNTPDHVTQHPSPPTPADNATTVVGQNGQSGSSDGSHAQSTHVTTSGPNGHDPTPAGSNGHQVTTNLSATDALPPQQFRTTRAQAKLLSQQRNNFNAVLIPQTDLRPVNSHMTPKLDQFKFSQKAKVQSESENTVKIEDELESYDLSRDIKAEEKSAYFIKTEPVIPPLISDIEECHTFAAPQEFNVQDNPEVLSQPGPRGWSTIYARVKKMRALVNAPVDTMGCERLVQDGVPAKVQRFQLLISLMLSSQTKDEVTCQAVLNLREFLKSRDLLLSVDGILSMSVGEIDGCISKVGFHNRKADYISRATALLVKDFGGDIPPTIAAMTSLPGVGPKMAHLLMHRAWGVNEGIGVDVHVHRLANMWGWVKGKTPEESRVQLEKWLPQELWVDINPTLVGFGQTVCPSKGKKCGVCIVDKGLCKARLVKGLEWKEEKWMKEGYRKMMVEYEGVEQ; from the coding sequence ATGAGACGCTCAGCTCGAGTGCAGGCGCTGGAAACCATCAAACGGCGCAAATTGAGCAAACTGCAGGCAGAAGgaagtcatgtgacctCTCACAACACtccagatcacgtgacgcagCACCCTTCGCCGCCCACGCCGGCTGACAATGCGACAACGGTGGTTGGTCAGAATGGACAGAGCGGCAGTAGCGACGGCAGCCACGCCCAGAgcacccacgtgaccaccagTGGGCCGAATGGACACGACCCTACTCCCGCTGGATCGAACGGACATCAAGTCACTACCAACCTCTCCGCCACCGACGCTCTACCGCCACAGCAGTTTCGAACCACTCGGGCCCAGGCCAAGCTACTGAGTCAGCAGAGAAACAACTTCAATGCGGTGCTTATTCCGCAGACGGATCTTAGACCTGTCAATTCTCACATGACTCCCAAGCTGGATCAGTTCAAGTTCAGTCAGAAAGCCAAAGTTCAGTCAGAGTCGGAGAATACAGTGAAGATTGAGGATGAGTTGGAGTCATATGacttgtcacgtgacatcaAAGCTGAGGAGAAGTCTGCGTACTTTATCAAAACAGAACCTGTCATCCCTCCCCTCATATCTGACATTGAAGAATGCCACACTTTTGCAGCGCCACAAGAATTCAACGTGCAAGACAACCCCGAGGTGCTTAGTCAGCCAGGTCCACGGGGCTGGAGCACCATTTACGCCCGTGTCAAGAAAATGCGTGCTCTGGTCAACGCCCCTGTTGATACCATGGGTTGCGAGCGTCTTGTGCAAGATGGAGTGCCTGCCAAAGTACAACGGTTCCAGTTACTAATCTCACTCATGTTGTCCTCGCAGACCAAAGAcgaggtcacgtgccagGCCGTTTTGAACCTGCGCGAGTTTCtcaagtcacgtgacctgcTCTTGAGCGTGGACGGGATTCTGAGCATGTCTGTGGGTGAAATTGACGGTTGTATCAGCAAGGTGGGGTTCCACAACCGCAAAGCTGATTATATAAGCCGTGCTACCGCGTTGTTAGTCAAAGATTTCGGTGGAGATATCCCGCCCACCATCGCTGCTATGACGTCGTTACCTGGGGTGGGTCCCAAGATGGCTCATCTTTTGATGCACAGGGCCTGGGGTGTCAATGAGGGGATTGGGGTGGATGTGCATGTTCACCGACTTGCCAATATGTGGGGGTGGGTCAAGGGCAAGACTCCTGAGGAGTCTCGTGTTCAGTTGGAAAAGTGGTTGCCCCAGGAGCTGTGGGTCGATATCAATCCAACTCTTGTCGGTTTTGGACAGACGGTTTGTCCTAgcaagggcaagaagtGTGGGGTTTGTATTGTTGACAAGGGGTTGTGCAAGGCGAGACTTGTGAAGGGCCTGGagtggaaggaggaaaagtgGATGAAGGAGGGTTATCGGAAGATGATGGTCGAATATGAGGGAGTTGAGCAATGA
- a CDS encoding uncharacterized protein (Compare to YALI0F03663g, similar to uniprot|Q9Y7G5 Emericella nidulans Phenylacetate 2-hydroxylase): MLLQLLSSILLAVLTFIILDWLFEIDTETPHIAGLPAKRGYPIVGAVFQLGKSHPLTYRKWSEELGPVYQVRLGNKRVVVANSYASVRELWITNMRANISRPESYTFHKLLSSKDGPTIGTTPWGVSARRKRRAASTALNKPSVAAYTPIINLESYKCIRRFLRDCGGIEGEVDVSVGLATYSLNTSLTLNYGIMTADFDSTYLAEVMDIEERILRLRSTMHNTQDYIRYLRVFSRGSTVEAAECRERRAQYMTKFLKKLKQEIDDGTDMPCIAGNILKDKESKITDADLRSICLTMVSAGFDTVPANLISCFGHLSHSYGQTIQKRALEAIDRAYPDGDAWEMCLMDDSKVHYIVALCEETVRYGSVVPMALPRRTINDIHYQGAVIPAGTILFMNAFAANFDATRFHDPFKFDPERYLDLDGRLKTELGPAHFGFGAGSRMCCGIHLARKELYVALVRFILAFRILPPVDPKDMMVNDPVEIFAQPENMTTKPPPFKVRLQVRDAEKLDRWLKETKEGLGETWSVGHD, encoded by the coding sequence ATGTTACTACAACTGCTCTCTTCCATCTTGCTCGCGGTTTTGACGTTCATCATTCTCGATTGGCTGTTTGAAATCGACACAGAAACCCCACACATCGCCGGGCTGCCAGCAAAGAGAGGATATCCGATCGTGGGAGCAGTCTTCCAGCTCGGCAAGTCCCATCCGCTCACCTACCGAAAATGGAGCGAGGAACTGGGCCCGGTATACCAGGTGCGGCTCGGCAACAAGAGAGTTGTGGTGGCCAACAGTTACGCATCGGTCCGCGAACTGTGGATCACAAACATGCGTGCCAACATCTCGCGACCTGAATCTTACACGTTCCACAAACTGCTCAGTAGCAAGGATGGCCCCACTATCGGCACAACCCCCTGGGGCGTTTCTGCTCGTCGCAAGAGACGCGCAGCCTCCACCGCCCTCAACAAACCAAGTGTCGCGGCATACACCCCAATCATCAATCTAGAGTCGTACAAGTGCATCCGACGGTTCCTGCGGGACTGTGGAGGCATTGAAGGGGAAGTCGACGTGTCTGTTGGGTTGGCCACCTACTCCCTCAACACTTCTCTGACCTTGAACTACGGCATCATGACAGCTGATTTCGATTCGACATATTTGGCCGAGGTAATGGACATTGAAGAGCGCATCCTCCGACTCAGATCCACCATGCACAACACCCAGGACTACATCCGGTACCTGCGAGTTTTCTCCCGAGGCTCCACTGTGGAAGCAGCAGAGTGCAGAGAACGACGGGCCCAATACATGACCAAGTTTCTCAAAAAGCTCAAACAAGAAATCGACGACGGAACAGACATGCCGTGCATTGCCGGCAATATTCTCAAGGATAAGGAGTCAAAGATCACCGACGCCGATCTCCGGTCAATTTGTCTAACCATGGTTTCTGCTGGCTTTGATACTGTTCCGGCTAATCTCATTTCCTGTTTCGGCCACCTGTCCCATTCCTACGGACAAACCATCCAGAAGCGAGCTCTTGAGGCCATTGACCGCGCCTATCCCGATGGAGACGCTTGGGAAATGTGTCTAATGGACGACTCAAAAGTGCATTACATTGTGGCTCTCTGTGAGGAGACGGTTAGATATGGAAGTGTGGTCCCCATGGCTCTGCCTCGACGCACCATCAATGACATCCATTACCAGGGCGCTGTTATTCCTGCCGGTACAATTCTCTTCATGAACGCGTTTGCAGCTAACTTTGACGCTACTCGGTTCCATGATCCGTTCAAGTTTGACCCAGAAAGATACCTTGATCTTGATGGACGGTTGAAGACGGAGCTGGGACCTGCCCATTTCGGTTTCGGAGCTGGCTCTCGAATGTGCTGTGGCATCCACCTGGCGCGAAAGGAGCTGTATGTCGCGCTGGTTCGCTTCATTCTCGCTTTCCGCATTTTGCCGCCAGTTGATCCCAAGGATATGATGGTCAATGATCCGGTGGAGATTTTTGCTCAACCCGAGAACATGACTACGAAACCCCCACCCTTCAAAGTGAGACTGCAGGTGAGAGATGCAGAGAAGCTGGATCGGTGGTTAAAAGAGACCAAGGAGGGGTTGGGGGAGACCTGGAGTGTTGGGCACGATTAA
- a CDS encoding uncharacterized protein (Compare to YALI0F03685g, no similarity), giving the protein MIQKRRFTVCDVENTSAPLKRQIEWLQRVLRSQGGFLRVADLASDIHHAAPQIGHKDFFETGSAKTGNSGRLLATESIPQSSFCTAESPFGGTMGLIMTDNLGTSVYGVEQGRLESIHRQEMIGAILEVAFDSSNGCGTPHVLVLTPNNTRVVQYGECLNLTDKLKRLKQLVADLPEEATLEPGDLSESDSSVTTDLGSYSDNDISDGYDSEQTSTSPRLPHNLFESALQYEEKTYAPVQSIVIPPRIQRATHTKWTEVKIVDTNFCESRAQKRAKEERQQGKEVWVTSWVRKRQRHLCQELNKEEERERKRLKLADEKSSEPPRFPAAMMPAKNLTVSDAAHSNTAVNRAPVPLRARIGKSMRELRIESFKSRVTEAQRALDRAEKGLDSIRTVRNWGKRYKRQLNKKAKQSQCVKPNQSRAANLKARQPMLKQEKKKKNKAREKGVAIKLEVFDLEVKQEALIKLE; this is encoded by the coding sequence ATGATACAAAAACGCCGATTCACCGTGTGTGACGTTGAAAACACGTCAGCCCCGTTAAAGCGGCAGATTGAGTGGCTGCAGAGAGTGCTGCGATCTCAGGGAGGCTTTCTACGTGTTGCTGACCTGGCATCTGACATCCACCATGCTGCACCTCAGATAGGACACAAGGATTTCTTTGAAACCGGTTCTGCAAAGACTGGGAACTCTGGAAGACTCCTCGCTACCGAGAGCATCCCCCAGTCTTCATTCTGTACCGCCGAATCACCTTTTGGAGGTACTATGGGTCTCATTATGACTGACAATCTCGGCACTTCAGTCTATGGGGTTGAACAGGGAAGACTCGAGTCCATTCACAGACAGGAAATGATTGGAGCTATCTTGGAGGTGGCGTTTGATAGTTCTAATGGTTGTGGAACTCCCCATGTTCTAGTGCTTACTCCTAACAACACACGTGTGGTACAATATGGGGAGTGTCTCAATCTGACTGACAAGTTGAAGCGActcaagcagcttgtcGCTGATTTGCCTGAAGAGGCAACTCTTGAGCCGGGAGACCTATCTGAGAGTGACTCTTCAGTTACTACGGACTTAGGTTCTTATTCAGACAATGATATATCAGATGGGTATGACTCTGAGCAGACCTCCACTTCTCCACGACTACCCCATAATCTCTTTGAGTCAGCGCTACAGTACGAGGAAAAAACTTATGCTCCAGTTCAGTCCATCGTGATACCACCCAGGATCCAGCGTGCTACCCACACCAAGTGGACCGAGGTGAAGATTGTCGACACCAACTTTTgcgagtcacgtgcccaaAAGAGAGCGAAAGAGGAACGACAACAGGGGAAAGAAGTGTGGGTGACCTCCTGGGTTAGAAAGCGACAACGTCATCTCTGCCAGGAGCTGAacaaggaagaggagcgTGAAAGAAAGAGACTCAAACTAGCAGATGAAAAATCATCTGAGCCGCCCAGGTTTCCCGCTGCCATGATGCCTGCCAAAAACCTGACTGTTTCCGACGCTGCTCATTCAAATACTGCAGTGAACCGAGCTCCAGTCCCTCTGCGAGCCAGAATCGGAAAATCCATGAGAGAACTCCGAATCGAGTCATTCAAAAGTCGAGTGACAGAGGCCCAAAGGGCGCTGGATAGAGCTGAGAAGGGTCTGGACTCTATCAGAACTGTTCGAAACTGGGGCAAGAGATACAAGAGACAGCTTAACAAGAAAGCTAAGCAGAGCCAGTGTGTCAAACCAAATCAGAGCAGAGCAGCAAACCTGAAAGCTAGGCAGCCAATGTTGAAGcaggaaaagaaaaagaaaaacaaagCTAGGGAGAAAGGAGTGGCTATTAAACTGGAGGTGTTTGATCTTGAGGTGAAACAGGAGGCCCTGATCAAGTTGGAGTAG
- a CDS encoding uncharacterized protein (Compare to YALI0F03707g, some similarities with uniprot|P36069 Saccharomyces cerevisiae YKL128c PMU1 high copy suppressor of ts TPS2 mutant phenotype), whose translation MAPHSYSALPGYFCQSEIYSSPDFFDWKDPRAHFGLKRSWSRLREEVQELQKTHGAENVKVLFLARHGQGVHNLVMAQYGREWWEKEGMNAQYSNGEYTWGPDPELTELGIEQARDAHKAWKQQLESFDPVPMPQAFYVSPFSRACDTLAITWGFETKHIQPRDEERLHVIYRVAQGVESRVPTSVDTGAGSSDVVIHPLLRETIGFNTCDKLRPIEYTLDRYPNYALTKHHPAPPSGEDSVWTEEHRETNEEMQERLTGFLENLFDTDPATYVSITCHAGVIRNMLAVLGHRKWFLQTGGMVPVVVLREEM comes from the coding sequence ATGGCGCCGCACTCTTACTCCGCTCTTCCCGGGTACTTTTGCCAGTCGGAAATATACAGCAGCCCTGATTTTTTCGATTGGAAGGACCCCAGGGCCCACTTTGGCCTCAAGCGATCGTGGTCCAGACTCCGAGAGGAGGTGCAGGAGCTCCAAAAGACGCACGGAGCAGAAAACGTCAAGGTTTTATTCCTCGCCCGCCACGGACAAGGCGTGCACAATCTCGTCATGGCTCAGTACGGCCGGGAATGGTGGGAAAAAGAGGGCATGAATGCCCAGTATTCAAACGGGGAATACACCTGGGGCCCAGACCCAGAACTGACCGAATTGGGTATTGAACAGGCCCGCGACGCCCATAAGGCGTGGAAGCAACAGCTGGAGAGCTTCGACCCGGTTCCGATGCCCCAGGCGTTCTACGTGTCACCCTTTTCTCGTGCCTGCGATACCCTCGCCATAACATGGGGCTTTGAAACAAAACATATCCAGCCCCGGGATGAGGAGAGATTGCACGTGATCTACAGAGTGGCGCAGGGCGTGGAATCACGTGTGCCGACGTCTGTTGATACCGGAGCTGGGTCTTCCGATGTCGTGATTCATCCGCTCCTGCGAGAAACAATTGGATTCAACACGTGCGACAAACTGCGACCTATAGAGTACACCTTGGATCGGTACCCGAACTACGCCCTCACTAAACACCACCCGGCTCCACCGTCTGGTGAAGACAGTGTTTGGACTGAGGAGCATCGAGAAACGAATGAGGAGATGCAGGAGCGGCTGACGGGGTTTTTGGAGAACCTGTTTGATACTGATCCCGCGACCTACGTGTCGATTACTTGTCATGCTGGGGTCATTAGGAACATGTTGGCGGTGTTGGGTCATCGAAAGTGGTTCTTGCAGACTGGCGGGATGGTTCCAGTGGTGGTACTTCGGGAGGAGATGTGA
- a CDS encoding uncharacterized protein (Compare to YALI0F03751g, weakly similar to uniprot|P40474 Saccharomyces cerevisiae YIL121w similarity to antibiotic resistance proteins) produces the protein MNHLSDLEKGLEDGLQLDKDPLVEMVDEENHKQEEEIPEKSYGKSYDKSCDHDPQEDYSHHKLASKSQSPDPDSISNHSTVAPPYTIFDGSDTFILISVACAAAFFSSLSSPIYLPAMPILEKKMHVSTELINLTVVVYNLFQGLGPVVWGALADGYGRRPVYFGCLIVYIGACVGLALVNSYGVMMFLRCLQAAGIAATVSLGAGVVGDITTRTNRGKIMGIFQGWALLGGGFGPLIGGGLTEGLGWRSIFWFLVIASSCTLLAVYLLLSETRRSFVGNGTIYPEYWIHRSPWMRVSPRLRKRIHKDGGGDMDTLQPRTKPQYLSFLLILKEPDVLLILFAASLHYAAWFMLTTALASSLADVYHFNSLQIGLGFISNGMGSIVGSFVSGIMMNFYYRKKLEKYRQECLGKWRQEEVVKRGLQDESEVDDSTFELDESKFDIHGARLTLCLPMSAILAVGIIVYGWTIEYEVQYVCPLVFTFFVSFGAISYLNFASTLLVDIYPEKAASAMSCVNFVRCIIAAGMIAAVDRMIQSLGQGGCFTLIGGICLLSNGCTMAVHRWGPRWVAKRNAKKA, from the coding sequence ATGAATCATCTTTCGGATCTCGAAAAGGGTCTGGAGGACGGTCTTCAGCTCGACAAAGACCcgctggtggagatggtggatGAGGAGAACCacaagcaggaggaggagataCCCGAAAAGTCATATGGAAAGTCATATGACAAATCATGTGACCACGACCCTCAGGAGGACTACAGCCATCACAAACTCGCGTCCAAATCCCAATCGCCCGACCCGGACAGCATAAGTAATCACAGTACAGTGGCTCCGCCATACACCATCTTTGACGGCAGTGATACATTCATTTTGATTTCCGTGGCGTGTGCAGCGGCCTTCTTTTCGTCGCTTTCAAGCCCAATCTATCTTCCTGCCATGCCCATTCTCGAAAAGAAGATGCATGTCAGTACTGAGCTCATCAACTTGACGGTGGTTGTATACAACTTGTTTCAGGGTCTAGGGCCTGTGGTTTGGGGAGCTCTTGCCGATGGATATGGACGGCGGCCTGTTTATTTTGGCTGCTTGATTGTCTACATTGGAGCCTGCGTCGGCCTGGCTCTAGTCAACTCCTATGGAGTCATGATGTTTCTGCGATGTCTTCAGGCCGCAGGTATAGCTGCAACTGTGAGTCTAGGAGCCGGGGTAGTTGGTGATATCACCACCCGAACCAACCGCGGAAAGATTATGGGCATCTTTCAGGGCTGGGCGCTGCTAGGAGGCGGATTCGGACCTCTGATTGGAGGAGGGTTGACCGAGGGGCTAGGATGGAGAAGCATTTTCTGGTTTCTGGTGAttgccagcagctgcaCTCTGCTGGCTGTCTATTTGCTTCTGTCTGAGACGAGACGATCGTTTGTGGGAAATGGCACAATCTATCCCGAGTACTGGATCCATCGATCTCCCTGGATGAGAGTGTCTCCTCGATTGAGGAAAAGAATCCATAAagacggaggaggagacatgGATACACTACAGCCACGGACTAAGCCTCAGTATCTCTCCTTTCTGCTCATTTTGAAAGAACCAGACGTTTTACTCATTCTGTTTGCGGCGTCTCTTCATTATGCTGCCTGGTTCATGTTGACTACAGCTCTGGCTTCGTCTCTGGCCGACGTGTACCATTTCAATTCGCTGCAAATCGGTCTGGGCTTCATTTCTAACGGAATGGGCTCCATTGTGGGCTCCTTTGTATCCGGAATCATGATGAACTTTTACTATCGCAAAAAGTTGGAAAAGTATAGACAGGAGTGTCTGGGCAAATGGAgacaggaggaggttgtcAAGAGAGGATTGCAAGACGAATCTGAGGTCGACGACTCGACCTTTGAACTCGACGAATCGAAATTCGACATTCATGGAGCCAGACTCACTCTCTGCCTGCCCATGTCGGCCATTCTGGCAGTAGGAATCATTGTCTACGGATGGACCATTGAGTACGAGGTGCAATACGTGTGTCCCTTGGTCTTCACCTTTTTTGTCTCTTTTGGCGCCATTTCCTATCTCAACTTTGCCTCCACTCTTTTGGTCGACATTTATCCTGAAAAGGCCGCTTCTGCTATGAGTTGTGTCAACTTTGTGCGGTGCATTATTGCCGCTGGAATGATTGCAGCGGTGGACCGGATGATTCAGAGCCTGGGACAGGGAGGCTGTTTCACACTCATTGGCGGCATCTGCCTGCTTAGTAATGGTTGCACTATGGCTGTGCATAGATGGGGACCTCGGTGGGTGGCCAAGAGAAATGCAAAGAAGGcgtga
- a CDS encoding uncharacterized protein (Partial Line element): MGPLTLENFMFHKTSSPDLPNFPHTLARPKKWTQRSDYGGISDDMVWQEVMHDLRKHYIADANKAQVLHLMRISRLPLVKWRYPDDHVFTKKNPGCGLCDKAIIQDLHEHIFCCKWRSSSFHVDQDEDSRQWTLLKDWIFTESKCGVLPLFPQGHVEQWTPPETSTSQNTQNIWRGIGYWDLEMGKIPPVPQGTTPPWDMSNRVLLQFLKEAPDVFFDDGPTAGTSTIGEVRHNSKRKRGAEATERTA; encoded by the coding sequence ATGGGACCACTTACTCtagagaacttcatgtttcacaagacctcgtctcccgacttgccaaacttcccacacacacttgcACGACCGAAGAAGTGGACTCAACGAAGCGACTACGGGGGCATCTCtgacgacatggtctgGCAGGAGGTAATGCATGACCTTCGAAAACACTACATcgccgacgccaacaaagcacaagttcttcacctcatGCGGATATCTCGACTTCCGCTCGtgaaatggagataccctgacgaccacgttttcaccaagaagaatccAGGATGCGGGCTCTGTGATAAGGCCATCATTCAGGATCTGCACGAGCATATCTTCTGCTGCAAGTGgcgaagttcttctttccatgttgaccaAGATGAAGATTCCCGTCAGTGGACTCTCTTAAAGGACTGGATTTTTACCgagtcgaaatgtggagtacTTCCCCTCTTTCCACAGGGGCATGTGGAACAGTGGACGCCcccggaaacatcaacaagtcaaaACACGCAAAATATCTGGCGGGGAATTGGCTATTgggatctggagatgggAAAGATCCCTCCGGTACCTCAGGGGACGACGCCACcctgggacatgtccaacagggTCCTGCTTCAATTCCTGAAGGAAGCCCCAGATGTGTTTTTCGACGATGGACCAACCGCAGGCACTTCCACGATTGGCGAAGTAAGACACAAtagcaagcgtaaaaggggggccgaggccaccgagagaacagcgtAG
- a CDS encoding uncharacterized protein (Compare to YALI0F03795g, weakly similar to uniprot|P53389 Saccharomyces cerevisiae YNR055c HOL1 member of major facilitator superfamily multidrug-resistance protein subfamily), with the protein MFGSLGILQPRDYGGEVTGTVVMMGHRDKESKLMTRNDGDGVGEDADAANATQGDSSDTTPSGVVTDPATVARAKASSESDSSDLKKTPGGIVLFPQPRNDPNDPLNWPIWRRDIALLVIGFHSFISGGQTPILASGFNIMAKEFDVTLNTLSYLVGAFMLAMAVGSAILAPTAVIYGKRMIYLISCLIFFGGAIWGGAAKSFGSLIGARIIMGIGASPTESLPSSSIAEIYFMHERAYRLGIYTLLMLGGKNIVPLVSAFIISAKGWNWVFWVLAIIVGMDFVLIFFFVPDTWFIRAPTPNKRSLEESMMAQEARANSLMSWNSRQSMRRDFLDEINVQEANEELREMEETAEKDAEKEAADKEAREDATNPTAPALTREVSFADESTAPPADEPEVDLPIPEDGVLGSSTPPRPPMVKKHSILRDHDTPHDHHGPKHTSFAVEDQEEGDGDFPGFGPSTSAPGRPSYISRNLSYASHFSVASQDVPKKSYIQTLKPYIGRQSQDKLWMISLRPYVLYLYPPVMFSTLVYSMSVVWLIVVSETISHIFSSQPYNFPLTSVGLLYVSTFIGGCLGSAVAGKISDMFVRIMCRHNNGVYEPEFRLVMIVPVMITTSMGLMGYGWATHDGDHWAVVCIFLGLLGFGCSLGSTTAITYCVDSYKMFASEALVSLNVSKNVLGFVFSLFNTMAVESRGQKTVFLAYGGAQIFLCLFGIPLYIYGKRFRRWTDEMNLMKYLYVRTEDDADDADE; encoded by the coding sequence ATGTTCGGATCACTCGGAATCTTACAGCCCCGGGACTACGGCGGCGAGGTCACAGGCACGGTCGTGATGATGGGTCACAGAGACAAGGAGAGCAAGTTGATGACCCGTAACGACGGCGATGGGGTAGGTGAAGATGCAGACGCCGCCAACGCCACCCAGGGGGACAGCTCAGACACCACCCCCTCGGGCGTCGTGACTGATCCCGCCACCGTTGCCAGGGCAAAGGCGTCGTCCGAAAGCGACTCGTCGgatctcaagaagaccccCGGAGGCATCGTGCTGTTTCCCCAGCCACGAAACGACCCTAACGACCCCCTCAACTGGCCCATCTGGCGCCGTGACATTGCTCTTCTCGTTATCGGCTTCCACTCCTTCATCTCCGGAGGCCAGACCCCTATTCTCGCGTCGGGCTTCAACatcatggccaaggagtttgacgTGACGCTCAACACGCTCTCCTACCTCGTTGGCGCGTTCATGCTGGCCATGGCCGTGGGATCGGCAATCCTGGCCCCCACCGCCGTCATCTACGGCAAGCGCATGATCTACCTCATTTCGTGCCTCATCTTCTTTGGAGGCGCCATCTGGGGTGGTGCTGCAAAGTCGTTCGGTTCATTGATTGGTGCACGAATCATCATGGGTATCGGCGCATCCCCCACCGAGTCTCTGCCCAGTTCGTCCATCGCCGAGATTTACTTTATGCACGAACGAGCCTACCGACTGGGCATCTACACACTGCTCATGCTGGGCGGCAAGAACATTGTTCCTCTCGTGTCGGCGTTCATCATCTCCGCCAAGGGCTGGAATTGGGTCTTCTGGGTCCTAGCCATCATTGTGGGCATGGACTTTGTGCTCATTTTCTTCTTTGTGCCCGACACATGGTTCATTCGGGCACCTACCCCCAACAAGCGGTCCCTTGAGGAGTCCATGATGGCACAGGAGGCAAGAGCAAACTCACTCATGAGCTGGAACTCGCGGCAGAGTATGAGACGTGATTTCCTCGATGAAATCAACGTCCAGGAGGCCAATGAGGAGTTgagggagatggaggagacagCGGAGAAGGACGCTGAGAAAGAAGCAgccgacaaggaggctcGGGAGGATGCAACAAACCCTACCGCTCCCGCACTCACTCGGGAAGTCTCCTTTGCTGACGAATCAACGGCTCCTCCCGCCGACGAACCCGAGGTGGATCTGCCCATCCCCGAAGATGGCGTTCTGGGCTCTTCTACGCCACCTCGACCCCCTATGGTAAAGAAGCACTCAATTCTGCGCGATCACGACACTCCACATGACCACCACGGCCCCAAGCATACCTCTTTTGCTGTGGAGGATCAggaggaaggagatggCGATTTCCCTGGGTTTGGACCATCGACTAGTGCACCTGGACGACCCTCCTACATCTCCCGAAACCTCTCGTACGCGTCTCATTTTTCTGTGGCGTCTCAAGACGTGCCTAAGAAGTCGTACATTCAGACCCTGAAGCCATACATTGGCCGACAAAGCCAGGACAAGTTGTGGATGATCTCCCTACGTCCCTACGTTCTCTATCTGTATCCTCCGGTGATGTTTTCAACACTGGTGTACTCCATGTCGGTCGTGTGGTTGATTGTCGTGTCCGAGACGATTTCGCACATCTTTTCGTCTCAGCCGTACAACTTCCCGCTCACTTCTGTTGGTCTGCTTTACGTTTCGACCTTCATTGGCGGCTGTTTAGGCTCTGCGGTGGCTGGAAAGATTTCCGACATGTTTGTGCGAATCATGTGCCGGCACAACAATGGCGTCTATGAGCCCGAGTTCCGTCTTGTGATGATTGTGCCAGTCATGATCACCACGTCGATGGGCCTTATGGGCTACGGCTGGGCCACTCACGATGGTGACCACTGGGCCGTGGTTTGTATTTTCCTCGGTCTTTTGGGCTTTGGCTGCTCGTTGGGTTCGACAACAGCCATCACCTACTGCGTGGACTCGTACAAGATGTTTGCGTCCGAGGCGCTCGTGTCTCTCAACGTGTCTAAGAACGTGCTTGGTTTTGTCTTTTCATTGTTCAACACCATGGCTGTGGAGTCGCGGGGTCAGAAGACGGTCTTTCTGGCATATGGAGGAGCCCAGATCtttctgtgtttgtttggTATTCCGCTGTACATTTATGGCAAGCGGTTCCGACGATGGACTGATGAGATGAATCTGATGAAGTATTTGTATGTGCGGACGGAGGACGATGCCGACGACGCCGACGAATAA